One Psychrobacillus glaciei genomic region harbors:
- the purU gene encoding formyltetrahydrofolate deformylase: MSTETEAKRKSVKQNKQLESRGRLLVKCPDKPGIVSVLSTFLYSHNSNIMESSQYSSNPENGTFFIRIEYHCDGLLAKSEQMEKDFEEIAANHSMEYEFAYPNERKRSAIFVSKEPHCLMELLWEWQNGDLDTNIVIVISNHEDARPFVEALGIPFHYIPANKDIRKQVEAEQIRLMAEYEVDLLILARYMQILTPDFVNHFESRIINIHHSFLPAFIGVGPYERAFERGVKLIGATSHYVTNNLDEGPIIEQDVERVDHRDDVIELKKIGRQIERRVLVRAVKWHLENRIIVECNKTILFH; encoded by the coding sequence ATGTCTACTGAAACAGAAGCCAAAAGAAAATCCGTGAAACAAAATAAGCAACTTGAAAGCAGAGGACGCCTTTTAGTAAAATGTCCAGATAAACCAGGGATTGTATCGGTGTTGTCCACTTTTTTATATAGTCATAACTCGAATATTATGGAATCGAGTCAGTATTCAAGTAATCCAGAAAACGGTACCTTCTTTATTCGGATTGAATATCACTGTGATGGTTTGCTCGCAAAATCAGAACAAATGGAAAAGGATTTTGAAGAAATAGCTGCTAACCATTCGATGGAATATGAGTTTGCCTATCCGAATGAGCGAAAGCGATCGGCCATCTTTGTTTCAAAAGAACCACACTGTTTGATGGAACTGTTGTGGGAATGGCAAAATGGGGATCTTGATACGAATATCGTCATTGTTATTAGTAATCATGAAGATGCGCGACCATTCGTAGAAGCACTGGGAATTCCTTTTCATTATATTCCGGCGAATAAAGATATTCGAAAACAGGTGGAAGCGGAGCAGATTCGTCTCATGGCAGAATACGAGGTTGACTTGTTGATCCTTGCACGCTATATGCAGATTCTAACACCAGACTTTGTAAACCATTTTGAAAGTCGAATTATTAATATTCACCATTCCTTCTTACCGGCGTTCATCGGAGTTGGTCCATATGAGCGTGCGTTTGAACGTGGTGTGAAACTGATTGGTGCGACGTCGCATTATGTGACGAATAATCTGGATGAGGGTCCTATTATCGAGCAAGATGTGGAACGAGTCGATCACCGGGATGATGTAATTGAATTGAAGAAAATTGGTCGACAAATTGAGCGGCGTGTGCTTGTAAGAGCAGTAAAATGGCATTTGGAGAATCGGATTATTGTGGAGTGTAATAAAACGATTTTGTTTCATTGA
- a CDS encoding 3D domain-containing protein, whose translation MKKLRIILLISLLALTANSVAHASPMFDVATNDVELSVSPDLLDEVVAIEDQTEKFDVHYDDAYNRRMFLELKPETYTVVKGDNLYRIAQEHDISLEELMSWNDLTGDLIHPEDVLIVSGDEEADEVVKTESDNKVAVVYSPIISSSPVQEGKEMTVIATAYTAYCNGCSGTTAYGIDLRANPDQKVIAVDPRIIPLGTKVWVEGYGEAIAGDTGGAIKGNKIDVFIPSYDSAMQWGVKKVKIRVIN comes from the coding sequence TTGAAGAAACTTAGGATTATATTGTTAATATCGCTATTAGCACTCACAGCGAATTCAGTAGCACATGCATCACCAATGTTCGATGTAGCCACGAATGATGTAGAATTATCGGTCTCACCAGATTTATTAGATGAAGTCGTAGCCATTGAAGATCAAACAGAAAAATTTGATGTACATTATGACGATGCATATAATAGGAGAATGTTTTTAGAATTAAAGCCAGAAACGTATACAGTCGTTAAGGGGGATAACTTATATCGGATTGCACAGGAGCACGATATTTCCCTAGAGGAGCTTATGAGTTGGAATGATCTTACAGGTGATTTAATCCACCCTGAAGATGTATTGATCGTGAGCGGTGATGAAGAGGCAGATGAGGTCGTTAAAACGGAGTCCGATAATAAGGTGGCAGTCGTATATTCGCCGATTATTTCATCCTCACCAGTTCAGGAAGGGAAAGAGATGACCGTGATAGCCACGGCATATACAGCTTACTGTAACGGTTGCTCTGGAACGACAGCTTATGGCATTGACCTACGTGCGAATCCCGATCAGAAAGTGATTGCAGTCGATCCGAGGATTATTCCACTTGGCACAAAGGTTTGGGTGGAAGGATACGGTGAAGCTATCGCTGGGGATACAGGTGGAGCTATTAAGGGGAATAAAATCGATGTTTTCATCCCTTCTTATGATAGTGCTATGCAATGGGGAGTTAAAAAAGTGAAAATAAGAGTGATCAATTAA
- a CDS encoding metal ABC transporter solute-binding protein, Zn/Mn family, with protein sequence MKKLNWFPLVLCLSLLFVTACSNDSESKKGSEHKDGDRLSIITTNSILYDIVLNVGGNLVNVRSLAPIGSDPHQYDPLPKDLEDITNADLVFYNGLNLETGNSWFEDVLNTTGKDKEDSPVFNLSNGVKALYLKSSEHHGEEDPHAWLDVNNGIIYTENAKDALVKIDPKNKDSYEKNAATYIKSLEELHQSILGEVELLPKEDRILVSSEGAFKYFSKAYGFDAYYIWEINSHSEGTPEQLKAIIDIIHEKKVKALFLESSVDPRSMETVSKDTSVTIAGKIFTDSLGVKGKDGDTYIKMIQWNVDVICDGLKQK encoded by the coding sequence ATGAAAAAATTGAATTGGTTTCCGCTTGTATTATGCTTATCACTACTGTTCGTAACTGCTTGTTCCAATGATTCAGAAAGTAAAAAAGGTAGCGAGCATAAAGATGGAGATCGACTTTCTATCATCACAACGAACTCCATCTTATATGATATCGTTCTAAATGTCGGTGGAAACTTAGTCAATGTGCGTAGTCTTGCCCCAATCGGTTCGGATCCCCATCAATATGATCCGCTACCAAAAGACTTGGAAGATATCACGAACGCAGATCTGGTTTTTTATAATGGATTGAACTTGGAAACCGGAAACTCTTGGTTTGAAGATGTGCTAAATACTACTGGGAAAGACAAGGAAGACTCGCCTGTTTTCAATTTGAGTAACGGGGTAAAAGCCCTTTATCTAAAATCAAGTGAACATCACGGAGAAGAAGATCCACACGCATGGCTTGATGTGAATAATGGGATTATTTATACGGAAAACGCCAAAGACGCACTTGTTAAAATAGATCCGAAAAACAAAGATTCGTATGAGAAAAATGCAGCTACCTACATTAAGTCTCTTGAAGAGCTTCATCAAAGTATATTGGGTGAAGTGGAATTGTTACCTAAGGAAGACCGAATCCTCGTCTCTAGTGAAGGAGCATTCAAATATTTCTCTAAAGCATATGGATTTGACGCCTACTATATTTGGGAGATCAATTCCCATAGCGAAGGTACTCCAGAACAACTAAAAGCAATCATCGATATCATTCATGAAAAGAAAGTAAAGGCTTTATTTCTTGAATCAAGTGTCGATCCGCGTAGTATGGAAACAGTCTCAAAAGACACAAGTGTAACGATAGCAGGTAAGATTTTCACCGACTCGCTCGGTGTTAAAGGAAAAGACGGTGACACTTATATAAAAATGATTCAATGGAATGTAGACGTAATTTGTGACGGTTTGAAACAAAAATAA
- a CDS encoding metal ABC transporter permease, whose protein sequence is MNFIDGLVQYGFLQKALITSVMVGIICGVIGCFIILRGMSLMGDAISHAVLPGVAISYFLGINFFIGAVITGVLTAMGIGYISQNSRIKNDASIGIMFTTAFALGIIMITLLRSSSDLYHILFGNVLAVRPSDMWMTLGIGIIVLGSVYLFYKELLVSSFDPTMSQAYGLPNKLIHYFLMTLLTLVTVASLQTVGIILVVAMLITPASTAYLLTDRLWKMIFISATCGALSSAIGLYLSFSYNLASGATIVLVATILFILAFLLSPKQGIIWRKIRVKRKIATANQ, encoded by the coding sequence TTGAATTTTATAGATGGATTGGTCCAGTATGGCTTCTTACAAAAAGCATTGATTACATCCGTCATGGTCGGGATCATTTGCGGGGTTATTGGATGTTTTATCATTTTAAGGGGTATGTCCCTCATGGGGGATGCGATTTCTCATGCTGTTTTGCCCGGGGTCGCAATATCCTATTTTCTTGGTATTAACTTTTTTATCGGAGCTGTCATAACGGGAGTTTTGACTGCTATGGGGATTGGGTACATCAGTCAAAACAGTCGTATCAAAAATGATGCTTCTATCGGAATCATGTTCACGACTGCTTTTGCTCTAGGGATTATCATGATCACCCTTTTACGGAGCAGTTCCGATCTATATCATATTTTGTTCGGGAATGTCTTAGCTGTTAGACCGAGTGATATGTGGATGACACTAGGTATAGGTATCATCGTTCTTGGCAGCGTTTACTTATTTTATAAGGAACTACTGGTCAGTTCATTCGACCCCACGATGTCTCAAGCATATGGGCTTCCGAATAAACTCATACATTACTTTCTGATGACGCTTCTTACATTGGTGACCGTCGCTTCTCTTCAGACTGTGGGGATCATTTTAGTAGTGGCTATGTTGATCACCCCAGCGTCCACGGCCTATCTATTGACAGATCGTCTATGGAAGATGATTTTTATCTCAGCCACGTGCGGAGCACTTTCTTCCGCCATTGGTCTGTACTTAAGTTTTAGTTATAATTTGGCCTCCGGTGCAACCATCGTCCTTGTTGCCACCATATTATTCATATTGGCATTCTTGCTTTCACCAAAACAAGGCATCATTTGGAGAAAAATAAGAGTGAAGAGAAAAATAGCTACAGCAAATCAGTAA
- a CDS encoding metal ABC transporter ATP-binding protein: MNTVLEVSNLHVSYLGNEALNNINFNVPARKLVGIVGPNGAGKSTLLKSMLGLIPKDAGNIMIQGKKIEEMRKQIAYIPQRSNIDFDFPISVLETVTLGTYPHLRIFERAKKKEKEWALECLEKVGMQDFKDRQIGELSGGQQQRVFLARALAQRTDILFLDEPFVGIDVTSEEMIMKILKDLRDEGKTVLIVHHDLSSIENYFDEVVLLNKELVSFGAVEEVMTPEKVAYAYGSQLSFLVDLVVKPT, encoded by the coding sequence ATGAATACCGTACTGGAAGTATCGAATTTACATGTTTCGTATCTTGGGAATGAAGCTCTTAACAACATTAACTTCAATGTCCCGGCTCGAAAGCTTGTCGGGATTGTTGGACCGAATGGTGCAGGTAAATCCACTTTGTTAAAATCGATGTTGGGCTTAATCCCTAAAGATGCTGGCAATATCATGATCCAAGGAAAGAAAATTGAGGAAATGAGAAAACAAATTGCTTATATTCCTCAGCGGAGCAATATCGACTTTGATTTTCCCATTAGCGTTTTGGAAACCGTCACACTTGGGACATATCCACATCTACGTATCTTTGAGCGAGCTAAAAAGAAAGAAAAAGAGTGGGCCTTGGAATGCTTAGAAAAAGTGGGCATGCAAGATTTTAAAGATAGGCAAATCGGTGAATTATCCGGAGGGCAACAACAAAGGGTATTTTTAGCCCGCGCGTTGGCTCAGAGAACCGATATTTTATTTTTAGATGAACCTTTTGTAGGAATTGATGTGACTAGTGAAGAGATGATTATGAAAATATTAAAAGATTTACGGGACGAAGGAAAAACCGTATTGATTGTGCATCATGATTTAAGCAGCATTGAAAACTATTTTGATGAAGTCGTTTTATTAAATAAAGAATTGGTTTCTTTCGGTGCGGTAGAAGAAGTGATGACACCGGAGAAAGTGGCCTATGCTTACGGTAGCCAATTATCATTCTTAGTGGATTTGGTGGTGAAACCTACTTGA
- a CDS encoding nucleoid-associated protein, whose amino-acid sequence MLEVSDSKLAQYVVHYMADALVLGHEAFPQPEVMLEAAFTQLAFHKLDLDQQYAFFHETDIGLNEVYTYAKSIYDNNHNFLEQSQHIAKHLHSVSQHPNIKSGELFIGLFENCLFNNEVRQVIAIVKIDEKEMFLDVKNEQNIMVVNGIDGINVKKVNNLVVIIDMGQDEVPAVFLKTKRKEDVVYWQERFLKLKVADESFHKTNLALTECKKYILKEETFTNTDKLGFLNKTLEYFRNEEEFQVDDYIETVFEAADEVQKDVLINTVKPYETEISESAIVKAEKGYKRKIKLDANIEIQVNVSDIAKVNELIEVGYDEVTNRKFYKIYFEEEA is encoded by the coding sequence ATGCTAGAAGTTAGCGATAGTAAATTAGCACAGTATGTCGTGCACTATATGGCTGATGCGCTCGTGCTAGGACATGAGGCGTTTCCGCAGCCAGAGGTCATGCTAGAAGCGGCCTTTACACAACTTGCGTTTCATAAACTCGATCTAGACCAACAATACGCATTTTTTCATGAGACGGATATCGGATTAAATGAAGTGTATACATACGCGAAGAGTATTTATGATAATAATCATAATTTCCTTGAACAATCGCAACATATCGCTAAGCACTTACATAGTGTATCCCAACATCCGAATATAAAAAGTGGCGAATTATTCATTGGCTTATTTGAAAATTGCTTGTTCAATAATGAAGTCAGACAAGTAATAGCCATTGTGAAAATTGATGAAAAAGAAATGTTTTTAGATGTGAAAAATGAGCAAAATATAATGGTTGTGAATGGCATCGATGGCATTAATGTGAAAAAAGTTAATAATCTCGTCGTCATTATCGATATGGGCCAAGACGAAGTACCAGCTGTATTCTTGAAAACGAAAAGAAAAGAAGATGTTGTATATTGGCAAGAGCGTTTTTTAAAGCTCAAAGTGGCAGACGAAAGCTTCCATAAAACGAATTTAGCATTAACAGAATGTAAAAAATATATTTTAAAAGAAGAGACTTTTACGAATACCGATAAACTAGGTTTTTTAAACAAAACGCTTGAATACTTTAGAAATGAAGAAGAATTTCAGGTGGACGACTATATTGAAACTGTATTTGAAGCAGCGGATGAAGTACAAAAAGACGTCCTTATTAATACGGTAAAGCCCTATGAAACAGAAATTTCTGAGAGTGCGATTGTGAAGGCTGAAAAAGGTTATAAGCGAAAAATTAAACTGGATGCCAATATCGAAATTCAGGTAAATGTAAGTGATATCGCGAAAGTGAATGAACTGATTGAAGTCGGCTATGACGAAGTGACAAATCGTAAGTTTTATAAAATTTATTTCGAAGAAGAAGCGTAA
- a CDS encoding carboxymuconolactone decarboxylase family protein has protein sequence MEEITYTEAVLQEYKVGMGSFTEKLPDVARSFHAFTESCFEDGKLDQKQKQLIALAISVHAHNEYCIVYHTKGCLDAGGTEDEMIEAIGVAAALGGGSAMSQGVTVWQDSLKDFKGTVQ, from the coding sequence ATGGAGGAAATTACGTATACAGAAGCCGTATTACAGGAATATAAAGTTGGAATGGGTAGTTTCACAGAAAAATTGCCGGATGTGGCCCGGTCCTTTCATGCGTTCACTGAGTCATGTTTCGAAGATGGTAAATTGGATCAAAAACAGAAACAACTTATCGCACTCGCCATCAGTGTGCATGCCCATAACGAATATTGCATCGTCTACCATACAAAAGGTTGCTTGGATGCGGGTGGTACGGAGGATGAAATGATAGAGGCAATCGGAGTAGCTGCTGCTCTAGGCGGTGGATCCGCCATGAGCCAAGGCGTAACCGTTTGGCAAGATTCACTTAAAGACTTCAAAGGAACCGTTCAATAA
- a CDS encoding cysteine hydrolase family protein — MKKSALLIIDVQNGMFLEENPVFNDKLVIGNILQLIGNAKSNNVPVIYIQHNAPLGKMLEPGTKAWEIHPAITPAKRDTVIQKTTPDAFYKTNLQEVLQKLPIEHLIIAGIQSDVCVDTTCRNAYSLGYEITLVTDAHSTWDSGKLTAQQIINHHNQVLRWFADTQETKDIIFH; from the coding sequence ATGAAAAAAAGCGCACTATTAATTATTGATGTTCAAAACGGTATGTTCTTAGAAGAAAATCCGGTATTCAATGACAAATTAGTGATCGGCAACATCCTGCAGCTTATTGGAAATGCAAAAAGCAATAATGTTCCCGTCATTTATATCCAACACAATGCCCCATTAGGGAAAATGTTAGAACCCGGTACAAAAGCGTGGGAAATACACCCTGCAATTACACCTGCAAAAAGAGACACTGTCATTCAAAAGACAACACCTGACGCCTTTTATAAAACTAACTTGCAAGAAGTGCTACAAAAGCTTCCTATTGAACACTTAATAATTGCTGGCATCCAATCCGACGTCTGCGTAGATACTACGTGCAGAAATGCTTACAGTTTAGGATACGAGATCACTCTAGTAACCGATGCCCATAGTACCTGGGATTCTGGAAAATTAACTGCGCAACAAATCATCAACCACCATAACCAAGTATTAAGATGGTTTGCAGATACGCAAGAAACAAAAGACATTATTTTTCATTAA
- a CDS encoding nucleoside triphosphate pyrophosphohydrolase, with amino-acid sequence MPIYNKLVRDLIPQVIEASGGKFTTRILDKPEHLTEIKNKLYEEVKEFQETESRLDALEELTDILELIHAVLPIHEATYDELEKIRIAKKEKRGGFEEGIFLIEVGDE; translated from the coding sequence ATGCCAATTTACAACAAACTTGTCCGAGACCTCATACCACAAGTCATCGAAGCATCTGGCGGTAAATTCACAACACGTATACTAGATAAACCCGAACACCTTACTGAAATCAAAAATAAACTATACGAAGAAGTAAAAGAATTCCAAGAAACCGAAAGCCGACTAGATGCACTAGAGGAACTCACAGACATATTAGAATTAATCCATGCTGTGTTACCTATTCACGAAGCTACATACGATGAGCTAGAGAAAATCCGTATTGCAAAGAAAGAAAAGCGTGGTGGATTTGAGGAAGGAATATTTTTGATAGAGGTTGGGGATGAATAA
- a CDS encoding phospholipase D-like domain-containing protein codes for MKSVVQLVLPTLKEALSRNAELKLLVGDYLYIRQPQALELLIEELPGAEIRLHRSNGISFHPKGLFVSL; via the coding sequence ATGAAGTCTGTCGTGCAGCTTGTACTTCCAACGTTGAAAGAAGCACTCAGTAGGAATGCAGAACTTAAATTGTTAGTTGGTGATTATTTATATATCAGGCAGCCACAAGCGTTGGAACTGTTAATAGAAGAACTTCCGGGTGCAGAGATTCGCTTACATAGAAGTAATGGTATATCCTTTCATCCCAAAGGCTTATTTGTTTCACTCTGA
- a CDS encoding GatB/YqeY domain-containing protein produces the protein MLKTTVFEELKRAMKEKDVLAKGVLTLVKSALDNAEKEKGSTLTPEEETAIVNREIKQTNQALEGAQKANREDLMEKEEAKLVLLKSFLPKQLSEEEIVVVLTEAGIAKGMNMGDAMKIAKPLLVGKADGSIMSKVVKSLI, from the coding sequence ATGTTAAAAACAACCGTATTTGAAGAATTAAAACGTGCGATGAAAGAAAAGGACGTGCTTGCTAAAGGGGTACTAACGCTAGTAAAATCAGCACTTGATAATGCTGAAAAGGAAAAAGGTTCAACGCTTACTCCAGAAGAAGAAACAGCTATCGTGAATCGTGAAATTAAGCAAACGAATCAAGCGCTAGAAGGTGCTCAAAAAGCGAATCGTGAAGACTTAATGGAAAAAGAGGAAGCAAAACTAGTATTACTAAAAAGTTTCTTACCTAAGCAATTAAGTGAAGAAGAAATAGTAGTGGTTCTAACAGAGGCTGGAATTGCTAAAGGTATGAACATGGGGGATGCGATGAAAATCGCAAAGCCGTTACTTGTTGGAAAAGCAGACGGGTCGATCATGTCAAAAGTCGTCAAAAGTTTGATTTAA
- a CDS encoding MBL fold metallo-hydrolase, whose translation MKNKWFKVFLVFVFVFSFISINAINASAETTKVMWGKTELKKGQIGKVTVLSNTSLLDNNLKSVRTVKKGDEYRVYSYKSTNGGLYGLGGGQFVKKGSSIKYETPSKSKLALLNMVSKNPLEVHFIDVGQGDSILIKTANGKTMLVDGGKKGSHVVSFLSSKGVRKLDYVVATHPDADHIGGLVDVLHSYSVGTFINSGKAHTTQTYAELLTLVGDRNIKYKVPKIGDKISLDENIDITVLNANENASDTNDASIVLKVTYGQVSFLLTGDAGTNMEEQMYKKFNVQSTVLKAGHHGSDTSSSSAFIQRVKPQVTILSYGKDNSYGHPHAAVVSRLKNVGSKIYSTAESGSITVTTNGVTYSVSAKPWTGSGTGVVTSKPAPPTAQIVFSNCTELRKVYPNGVSKSNAAYQTKMDRDNDGWACEK comes from the coding sequence GTGAAGAATAAATGGTTTAAAGTGTTCCTCGTTTTTGTTTTCGTATTTAGCTTTATTTCTATTAATGCCATAAATGCTAGTGCCGAGACAACAAAAGTTATGTGGGGGAAAACAGAGTTAAAGAAAGGCCAGATAGGTAAGGTCACCGTATTAAGCAATACTAGTCTTCTAGACAATAATTTGAAAAGTGTTCGTACAGTCAAAAAAGGCGATGAATATAGAGTTTACTCTTATAAAAGCACGAATGGTGGCTTATATGGACTAGGTGGAGGACAATTCGTCAAGAAAGGTTCTTCTATTAAATATGAAACTCCTTCGAAAAGTAAACTTGCCCTATTAAATATGGTGAGTAAAAACCCACTAGAAGTTCACTTTATTGATGTTGGACAAGGAGACTCCATATTAATCAAAACAGCTAACGGCAAAACAATGCTAGTTGACGGAGGTAAAAAGGGAAGCCATGTCGTAAGCTTTTTATCTTCAAAAGGTGTTCGTAAACTGGATTATGTAGTAGCTACTCATCCAGATGCGGATCATATTGGCGGGTTAGTGGATGTTTTACATTCATATAGTGTTGGTACATTTATCAATAGTGGAAAAGCACATACAACTCAAACGTATGCGGAATTATTAACCTTAGTAGGTGATAGGAACATCAAATATAAAGTTCCTAAAATTGGAGATAAGATTTCACTCGATGAAAATATCGATATTACTGTTTTAAACGCAAACGAAAATGCGAGCGATACCAATGATGCTTCCATTGTTTTAAAAGTAACATACGGTCAAGTTTCGTTTCTTTTGACCGGTGATGCAGGAACGAATATGGAAGAACAAATGTACAAGAAATTTAATGTGCAATCAACCGTACTTAAAGCTGGTCACCATGGATCAGATACGAGTAGCTCCAGTGCTTTTATTCAAAGAGTGAAACCACAAGTAACTATATTAAGCTACGGAAAAGATAATTCATACGGACATCCACACGCAGCTGTAGTTAGTAGGCTTAAAAATGTTGGCTCTAAAATTTACTCAACTGCTGAATCTGGAAGTATTACCGTAACTACAAATGGTGTAACTTATTCCGTATCTGCAAAACCGTGGACTGGTAGCGGAACAGGTGTCGTTACATCTAAACCAGCACCACCTACGGCACAAATAGTATTTAGCAATTGCACTGAATTGAGAAAAGTGTATCCAAATGGAGTTTCTAAAAGTAATGCAGCGTATCAAACCAAAATGGACCGTGACAATGATGGCTGGGCATGTGAAAAATAA
- a CDS encoding excalibur calcium-binding domain-containing protein encodes MFTRFMKVFLLIVLAFGFTISNVSFAQAATKVMWGKTELKIGQIGKATILADTKLVKIESNGSLSVVRSMKKGEEYRVYSYKSQHNGLYGVGGGSFVQKDVAKVKYETPSKAKLALLKQGSENPQPTSKPTQPSVGNGLEVIPGAPTSFQNCTEMNKFYSNGVKKGHPAYASKHDRDNDGWACERN; translated from the coding sequence ATGTTTACGAGATTTATGAAAGTATTTTTATTAATTGTGTTAGCGTTTGGTTTTACTATATCAAATGTATCTTTTGCCCAAGCAGCAACCAAGGTAATGTGGGGTAAAACAGAACTAAAAATTGGTCAGATTGGAAAAGCAACCATATTAGCAGATACAAAGCTAGTTAAGATAGAAAGCAATGGTTCTTTATCAGTCGTTCGTTCCATGAAAAAAGGCGAAGAATATCGTGTGTATAGTTACAAAAGTCAACACAATGGCCTATACGGAGTAGGTGGAGGAAGTTTTGTACAAAAAGATGTAGCTAAAGTGAAGTATGAAACACCATCTAAAGCAAAACTAGCTCTATTGAAACAAGGAAGTGAAAATCCACAACCGACTTCGAAACCAACACAACCAAGTGTAGGCAATGGTTTAGAAGTTATTCCAGGAGCACCTACTAGCTTTCAAAACTGTACTGAAATGAATAAATTTTATTCTAACGGCGTAAAAAAAGGTCATCCAGCGTATGCATCTAAACATGACAGAGATAATGACGGTTGGGCATGTGAACGAAATTAA
- a CDS encoding Gfo/Idh/MocA family protein produces the protein MGLKVGIIGCGSIAKLRHAPEYKANPFVDEIVFYDRNLDRAEALAAMFDGTVAKSVDQLLADPTVQLISDCSSNENHYIFSAKALLQGKHVLCEKPISLTIDHAKEILDAQKESGKKLMVAHNQRFTWAHRKAKEIIGSEELGKVLTFRTTFGHAGPEQWGINKSNSTWFFQKERSGLGVAGDLGIHKVDLLHYLLDDEIEQVSAFQGVLDKVNENGELIEVCDNIACSLKTKKGRIGTASFSWTYYGEEDNSTIIYCEKGILKIYHSDLYQLEVITRDGEKVQYQLESIQTNDSQTNSGVIDAFIECVRLDQSPLVTGNDAIAALKVVLGLIEAAETNRVVTISSE, from the coding sequence ATGGGGTTAAAAGTTGGAATTATTGGATGTGGTTCTATTGCTAAATTACGTCATGCTCCAGAATATAAAGCGAATCCATTTGTAGACGAAATTGTTTTTTATGACAGAAATCTGGATCGTGCAGAAGCGTTAGCGGCCATGTTTGATGGAACTGTCGCAAAAAGTGTAGATCAATTACTTGCAGATCCTACTGTCCAATTAATTAGCGATTGTTCTTCGAATGAGAATCATTACATATTTTCTGCAAAAGCATTGCTTCAAGGGAAACATGTGCTATGTGAAAAACCTATATCTCTAACAATTGATCATGCGAAAGAAATACTCGATGCCCAAAAGGAATCTGGTAAAAAACTAATGGTCGCTCACAATCAACGATTTACATGGGCTCATCGAAAAGCGAAAGAAATCATAGGTAGTGAAGAACTTGGTAAGGTGCTGACTTTTAGAACGACTTTTGGACATGCTGGACCAGAACAATGGGGTATAAATAAATCGAACTCGACATGGTTCTTTCAAAAAGAGCGGTCAGGACTAGGTGTTGCTGGAGATTTGGGAATCCATAAAGTTGATTTATTACACTACTTATTGGATGACGAAATAGAGCAAGTAAGTGCTTTTCAAGGAGTACTTGACAAAGTCAATGAAAATGGCGAGCTAATTGAAGTTTGCGATAACATTGCATGTAGTTTAAAAACGAAAAAAGGAAGAATAGGTACTGCTTCTTTTTCTTGGACGTATTATGGCGAAGAAGATAATAGTACAATTATCTACTGCGAAAAAGGTATTTTGAAAATATATCATAGTGATTTATATCAGTTAGAAGTGATTACAAGAGATGGGGAGAAGGTACAATATCAACTAGAAAGCATTCAAACAAATGATAGTCAAACAAACAGCGGAGTAATTGATGCCTTTATCGAATGTGTCCGACTTGATCAATCCCCACTTGTAACAGGGAATGATGCAATTGCAGCTCTAAAGGTCGTATTAGGTCTTATAGAAGCAGCAGAAACGAATAGGGTTGTAACAATTAGTAGTGAATAA